The Opitutales bacterium ASA1 genome window below encodes:
- a CDS encoding uroporphyrinogen decarboxylase family protein: MPGRERILRALRHDDGPVPIDLGGTGVTSMHASCVEALRCRFGLEQRPVKIVEPFQMLGEIEPDLCACLGSDAIGISGRTTLFGFANEGWREWRAPWGQVVLVPEGFRVRRDAAGDVFVYPGGDETLEPSGHMPAGAYFFDCVSRQQPLDYDRLDPEDNCEEFVPISALDVAHWRSEVARVKGDPHAVVASFGGTGFGDIALVPGPFLARPRGIRDVSEWYMALVENRDYVHAVFTRQCEVALKNLAVFAEIAGDVVDVLFVCGTDFGTQTSQFCSAATFEELYAPYYRRVNAWVHAHTRWKTFKHCCGAIRPLIPNFIEAGFDVLNPVQCSATGMEPKGLKRDFGDRIVFWGGGVDTQKTLPFGTPEQVRREVEERLRVFGAGGGFVFNTVHNIQARTPVENIVAMLETVHAFNRAGG; the protein is encoded by the coding sequence ATGCCCGGTCGCGAACGCATCCTGCGGGCACTCCGTCACGACGACGGACCCGTGCCGATCGATCTCGGGGGCACGGGCGTGACGAGCATGCACGCGAGTTGCGTCGAGGCGTTGCGATGCCGCTTCGGCTTGGAGCAGCGACCGGTGAAGATCGTCGAGCCGTTTCAGATGCTCGGAGAGATCGAGCCGGACTTGTGTGCGTGTCTCGGGAGCGACGCGATCGGGATCAGCGGGCGAACCACGCTCTTCGGCTTCGCGAACGAAGGTTGGCGCGAGTGGCGTGCGCCGTGGGGACAGGTCGTGCTGGTGCCGGAGGGGTTTCGCGTGCGCCGGGATGCGGCGGGAGACGTCTTCGTTTATCCGGGCGGAGACGAGACACTGGAGCCGAGCGGGCACATGCCGGCGGGGGCCTATTTCTTCGACTGCGTATCCAGACAGCAACCACTCGACTACGATCGATTGGATCCGGAGGACAATTGCGAGGAGTTCGTGCCGATCTCCGCTCTCGATGTCGCGCACTGGCGGTCGGAGGTCGCACGGGTGAAGGGCGATCCGCACGCGGTCGTGGCGAGCTTCGGTGGGACTGGTTTCGGAGACATCGCGCTCGTGCCGGGACCGTTTCTCGCTCGGCCGCGCGGCATCCGCGACGTGAGCGAGTGGTACATGGCGCTGGTCGAGAACCGCGACTACGTGCACGCGGTGTTCACACGGCAGTGCGAGGTGGCGTTGAAGAACCTCGCCGTCTTCGCGGAGATCGCGGGGGACGTGGTCGACGTGCTCTTCGTGTGCGGGACGGATTTCGGGACGCAGACCTCGCAGTTTTGCTCCGCTGCGACCTTCGAGGAACTGTACGCTCCGTACTACCGACGGGTGAACGCTTGGGTGCATGCGCACACGCGTTGGAAGACCTTCAAGCACTGCTGCGGTGCGATCCGGCCGTTGATTCCGAACTTCATCGAAGCGGGTTTCGATGTCCTCAATCCGGTGCAGTGCTCGGCGACGGGAATGGAGCCGAAAGGATTGAAGCGCGACTTCGGCGATCGGATCGTCTTCTGGGGCGGCGGTGTGGACACGCAGAAGACGCTGCCGTTCGGGACACCGGAGCAGGTGCGGAGGGAAGTGGAGGAACGCCTGCGCGTCTTCGGTGCGGGTGGCGGTTTCGTCTTCAACACCGTGCACAACATCCAAGCGCGCACCCCGGTGGAGAACATCGTGGCGATGCTCGAAACCGTGCACGCGTTCAACCGGGCGGGCGGATGA
- the malR gene encoding maltose operon transcriptional repressor MalR: MRLAEIAQEANVSPATVSRVINSPELVSDERRKQVQDVLKRFNYQPAPKERRRGPKRSVRTSRRIGVWFVGAKKSPSLNWFQDQIGQIRSAHDHNQIDLRVLFSETAAEVPVAVQKGELDGVIIQGMEPSATCLQAIGDLPYVWFMTRRTLAFPGDYVEPNNWENGRMAADYLESRGHATAAIIATDPDYSAMHQRIQAFLQRAGELGMKAVAIHRPIGSGPGYLNPSPLPEELDELFSRFAGLEARPSGVYLPSDHFCGSFFRSMRHRGLEPAKDFEVVLGNFTDVVYQNLDPLPAAIDVNLSTLVSTVLRHLLWRIDNRGAPGRVGISISPTLVLPGRVPLSS; this comes from the coding sequence ATGCGGCTTGCTGAAATCGCCCAAGAGGCGAACGTGTCTCCCGCGACCGTATCGCGCGTCATCAATTCCCCGGAATTGGTGTCGGACGAGCGGCGCAAGCAGGTGCAGGACGTTTTGAAGCGCTTCAACTACCAGCCCGCGCCGAAGGAGCGGCGTCGAGGCCCGAAGCGCAGTGTTCGCACCTCCCGACGGATCGGTGTCTGGTTCGTCGGGGCAAAAAAGAGTCCGAGTCTGAACTGGTTTCAGGATCAGATCGGCCAGATCCGGAGTGCGCACGATCATAACCAGATCGACCTGCGTGTGCTCTTCAGCGAAACCGCGGCCGAAGTGCCCGTGGCGGTGCAGAAAGGCGAGCTCGACGGCGTGATCATTCAAGGCATGGAGCCGTCCGCCACCTGTCTCCAAGCGATCGGCGATCTGCCGTACGTGTGGTTCATGACGAGGCGCACGCTCGCCTTCCCGGGCGACTACGTGGAACCCAACAACTGGGAAAACGGTCGCATGGCGGCGGACTACCTCGAGAGCCGCGGCCACGCCACGGCCGCGATCATCGCGACTGATCCGGACTACAGCGCGATGCACCAGCGCATCCAAGCGTTCCTGCAACGGGCGGGAGAGCTCGGCATGAAGGCCGTCGCGATCCATCGCCCCATCGGGAGCGGGCCGGGGTACCTCAACCCTTCGCCGTTGCCGGAGGAGTTGGACGAACTCTTCTCGCGCTTCGCCGGACTCGAGGCTCGCCCCAGCGGTGTGTACCTTCCCTCCGATCACTTCTGCGGATCGTTCTTCCGTTCGATGCGACATCGCGGTTTGGAGCCTGCCAAGGATTTCGAGGTGGTGCTCGGAAACTTCACCGACGTCGTGTATCAGAATCTCGATCCGTTGCCCGCGGCGATCGACGTCAATCTCTCGACGCTCGTATCCACGGTTTTGAGACACCTTCTCTGGCGCATCGACAATCGCGGGGCGCCGGGCCGCGTCGGCATCTCCATCTCGCCCACTCTCGTCCTTCCCGGACGCGTTCCCCTTTCTTCTTGA
- a CDS encoding iron-containing alcohol dehydrogenase gives MNDMRQVILQQPQRILFGPGCLHACPDEMLRRGWRRVFVVTSPQVAVAAGDLFDTWREAGLVPTLCADVDREPEVALFEAVLQQARAASPDVVVGYGGGSALDVAKLVAAMLDQSRDVREVFGIGLLEGRTTPLVCIPTTAGTGADVSPNAILLDENEKLKKGVVSPWLVPDLAVCDPETTVSLPPAATAATGIDALVHCMEAYANLHAHPAVDLYALEGIRLIGRSIERAVAHGGDLAARCDVMRGALYGGLCLGPVNTGGVHALSYPLGGEFRIPHGVANSLLMPHVFRFNLPGMPERYADIAEALGCTREADAYTTARNGLTRLVQLSDRCGIPRRLRDFGVPESDLPRLAREAMKVTRLLRNNPREITMEDAEAIYRASY, from the coding sequence GTGAACGACATGCGACAAGTCATCCTGCAACAACCGCAACGCATCCTCTTCGGTCCGGGGTGTCTGCACGCATGTCCCGACGAGATGCTCCGCCGCGGGTGGCGACGGGTCTTCGTCGTCACCAGCCCGCAGGTGGCGGTCGCGGCCGGCGACCTCTTCGATACGTGGCGCGAGGCCGGACTCGTGCCCACCCTCTGTGCCGACGTGGACCGCGAGCCGGAAGTCGCGCTCTTCGAAGCGGTGCTGCAGCAGGCGCGCGCCGCGTCGCCCGACGTCGTCGTGGGGTACGGCGGAGGGAGTGCGCTCGACGTCGCCAAGCTCGTAGCGGCGATGCTCGATCAATCGCGCGACGTGCGCGAAGTTTTCGGCATCGGATTGCTGGAGGGGCGGACCACGCCGCTGGTTTGCATTCCAACGACGGCGGGCACGGGTGCGGACGTTTCTCCGAACGCGATCCTCCTCGACGAGAACGAGAAACTGAAGAAAGGCGTCGTCAGTCCGTGGCTCGTGCCGGATCTCGCGGTGTGCGATCCGGAGACGACTGTGTCGCTGCCTCCGGCGGCGACAGCGGCGACCGGCATCGATGCGCTCGTGCATTGCATGGAGGCGTACGCCAATCTGCATGCACATCCGGCGGTCGATCTCTACGCACTGGAGGGCATCCGACTGATCGGTCGCAGCATCGAACGCGCGGTCGCGCACGGCGGAGATCTCGCGGCGAGGTGTGACGTCATGCGCGGCGCTCTTTACGGAGGACTCTGCCTCGGGCCGGTCAACACCGGCGGGGTGCACGCGCTCTCGTATCCGTTGGGTGGCGAGTTTCGTATCCCGCACGGCGTGGCCAACTCCCTGCTCATGCCGCACGTGTTTCGCTTCAATTTGCCCGGCATGCCCGAACGTTACGCCGACATCGCGGAGGCGTTGGGTTGCACACGCGAGGCCGACGCCTACACGACCGCGCGCAACGGGCTCACGCGACTCGTGCAACTTTCCGATCGTTGCGGCATCCCGCGCCGCCTGCGCGATTTCGGTGTTCCGGAATCCGACCTCCCTCGTCTTGCGCGCGAGGCGATGAAAGTCACGCGCCTGCTGCGCAACAACCCGCGGGAGATAACCATGGAAGACGCGGAGGCCATCTATCGTGCATCCTACTGA
- a CDS encoding PmoA family protein, whose product MTTPALSIRRSGPESVEVWCRDAMLFRYVCSPETPGNESTRPYAHPVRSLAGRTLTNHRPNDHPWHHALSFTLTLVDGTNFWGGPTWSPETGYAWQSNHGTQKHAAWLTLEVEEASGEALLRESVHWHGPQGELLVRETRTLRARILGPLDLEPAWCLRWHARLENATARTLRLSHYHAEGLAGSHYTGLFFRGARDLIANTADTSTGVIGPRGEDAAALHGTATTWMAMRCSHDGAPEARSTLVFVARRPSRATWFVRPALPATGFVFHHPDAHELAPAETLELDHALVVADGVAPPATLAGLALALP is encoded by the coding sequence TTGACCACTCCTGCGCTCTCGATCCGACGCTCCGGACCCGAATCCGTCGAAGTGTGGTGCCGCGACGCCATGCTCTTTCGCTACGTGTGTTCCCCCGAAACTCCCGGCAACGAATCCACCCGGCCCTATGCGCACCCGGTACGAAGCCTCGCGGGTCGCACGCTGACGAACCACCGACCCAACGATCACCCGTGGCACCACGCGCTCTCGTTCACGCTCACGCTGGTCGACGGCACCAACTTTTGGGGCGGCCCCACGTGGTCACCGGAAACCGGATACGCGTGGCAGAGCAACCACGGCACGCAGAAGCACGCGGCTTGGCTGACGCTCGAGGTAGAAGAAGCGTCCGGCGAAGCCCTTCTGCGAGAATCGGTGCACTGGCACGGCCCCCAGGGTGAACTGCTCGTGCGAGAGACGCGCACCCTCCGCGCGCGTATCCTCGGTCCCCTCGACCTCGAACCCGCGTGGTGCCTTCGGTGGCACGCTCGTCTCGAAAACGCCACCGCTCGCACGCTGCGCCTCTCGCACTACCACGCCGAAGGTCTCGCCGGCTCTCACTACACCGGACTCTTCTTCCGCGGCGCGCGCGATCTGATCGCGAACACGGCCGACACGTCGACCGGCGTGATCGGTCCTCGGGGCGAAGACGCAGCCGCGCTCCACGGCACCGCGACGACGTGGATGGCCATGCGTTGCAGCCACGACGGCGCACCCGAAGCACGGTCGACGCTCGTGTTCGTCGCCCGCCGACCGTCACGCGCAACGTGGTTCGTTCGCCCGGCGCTGCCGGCGACCGGCTTCGTCTTCCACCATCCGGACGCGCACGAACTCGCTCCCGCCGAAACGCTCGAACTCGACCACGCCCTCGTCGTCGCCGACGGCGTCGCTCCTCCCGCCACCCTCGCCGGCCTCGCCCTCGCTCTGCCGTGA
- a CDS encoding corrinoid protein translates to MANMSELSTAVATGKRVDAVRLTKELLEAGEPAKRIVDEGLVPGMAVVGERFRCNEIFVPEMLVAARAMKEALKLLEADLAAAGVKPEFTAVIGTVQGDLHDIGKNLVATMWRGANFEVVDLGTNVPPARYVEVVRERKPHVVGISALLTTTMPAMRETVRALREAGVDGAKVVVGGAPITEEFAREIGADGFAADAGAAVDVVKRLLGRAVA, encoded by the coding sequence ATGGCAAACATGTCCGAACTCTCCACGGCGGTGGCCACGGGCAAACGCGTCGACGCGGTCCGCCTCACCAAGGAATTGCTCGAGGCGGGCGAGCCGGCGAAGCGGATCGTGGACGAGGGGCTCGTGCCGGGGATGGCAGTGGTGGGCGAGCGTTTCCGGTGCAACGAGATCTTCGTGCCCGAAATGCTCGTCGCCGCGCGCGCGATGAAGGAGGCGCTCAAGCTCCTCGAGGCGGATCTCGCGGCGGCCGGAGTGAAGCCGGAGTTCACGGCGGTGATCGGAACGGTGCAGGGGGATCTGCACGACATCGGCAAGAACCTCGTTGCCACCATGTGGCGTGGCGCGAACTTCGAAGTCGTCGACCTCGGGACCAACGTGCCGCCGGCGCGCTACGTCGAAGTGGTGCGCGAGCGGAAACCGCACGTGGTCGGCATCTCGGCATTGCTCACGACCACGATGCCGGCGATGCGCGAGACGGTCCGAGCACTGCGCGAGGCGGGTGTGGATGGGGCGAAGGTCGTGGTGGGCGGCGCGCCGATCACCGAGGAGTTCGCGCGCGAGATCGGTGCGGACGGTTTCGCGGCCGACGCGGGTGCGGCGGTCGACGTGGTGAAGCGCCTGCTCGGTAGGGCGGTCGCCTGA
- a CDS encoding RidA family protein — MIKLRAVWTWILGSSLAVAATCADGPNERLRGLGVELPAPSAAIANYVPAVRTGSLVFLAGHLPRGADGKVVQGKVGAGVDEAAGYEAARLTAIALLGSLAAEIGDLDRVVRIVRVGGYVNAAPDFSRHPQVINGCSDLLVAVFGEKGKHARVAAGMSSLPLDAVVEIEMVVEVRD, encoded by the coding sequence ATGATCAAGCTACGGGCGGTGTGGACGTGGATCTTGGGGAGTTCCTTGGCCGTCGCGGCGACGTGTGCCGACGGACCGAACGAGAGGTTGCGTGGACTCGGCGTGGAGTTGCCCGCGCCATCGGCCGCCATCGCGAACTACGTGCCGGCAGTCCGGACCGGAAGTCTCGTCTTCCTCGCAGGCCACCTTCCGCGAGGTGCGGACGGGAAGGTCGTGCAAGGGAAGGTCGGGGCGGGCGTGGACGAAGCGGCCGGCTACGAGGCGGCTCGCCTCACGGCGATCGCTCTGCTCGGATCGCTGGCGGCCGAGATCGGCGATCTCGATCGTGTGGTGCGGATCGTGCGCGTGGGAGGCTACGTCAACGCTGCGCCGGACTTTTCGCGGCATCCGCAGGTGATCAACGGGTGCTCCGATCTGCTCGTGGCCGTGTTCGGCGAAAAGGGAAAGCACGCGCGCGTCGCCGCGGGCATGAGTTCGCTGCCGCTCGACGCGGTCGTCGAGATCGAGATGGTGGTGGAGGTGCGGGACTGA
- a CDS encoding M28 family peptidase, which translates to MHLLRTAALLVFHLGPVVFAARADNTFVALRDAARASDAGHEMLTELCDRFGGRLAGAPETRAAMEWLAARLHAHGIETRSEPFDMPGWLPGEASLEMLLPVRRPVRAVAVGYSPSCEAFEAHVVDLGTGDGIDRSDTRVRGAVGLLSPHTPVPRRELQRRASDLGLRAILQINREGGGQLLARSGSLAGETLAVPTFSITQEEGFWIRRTLARGDDVRVRLASDARPLPISTANLSVAFPGTSGATIVVGAHFDSWHLGQGAMDNGLGVAQLYQAALLLQRHAPRNHHAIELVWLEGEELGLWGSRRRAEVDRTRPIIAMVNLDMVGQPRSVNALGYGDLLPTLERFRERYGSEALPDGVVDTPWIASDHTPYMLAGIRAVTFGAPIPRESVRYYHDLADTIDKVDPAMLREGVAASVALVHHLANDTTLEARSVSDEETIALFESKNLVPRLKHDGFWPFAEPSTAPSP; encoded by the coding sequence ATGCACTTGCTTCGCACAGCCGCACTCCTCGTCTTCCACCTCGGCCCTGTCGTCTTCGCCGCTCGGGCCGACAATACGTTCGTGGCCCTCCGCGACGCCGCTCGCGCGTCGGACGCCGGACACGAGATGCTCACCGAGCTGTGCGACCGATTCGGAGGTCGACTCGCCGGAGCACCGGAGACGCGCGCCGCCATGGAGTGGTTGGCCGCACGCCTGCACGCGCACGGGATCGAGACGCGCTCCGAACCGTTCGACATGCCCGGTTGGCTGCCGGGAGAGGCGTCGCTCGAAATGCTGCTCCCGGTCCGCCGCCCGGTGCGCGCCGTCGCGGTGGGTTATTCGCCTTCCTGCGAAGCGTTCGAGGCTCACGTGGTCGACCTCGGGACGGGCGACGGTATCGATCGTTCGGATACACGAGTGCGCGGTGCGGTCGGCCTGCTTTCGCCACACACTCCCGTGCCGCGTCGAGAGCTCCAACGCCGCGCCTCCGATCTCGGACTGCGCGCCATCCTCCAAATCAATCGCGAAGGTGGCGGCCAACTCCTCGCACGCTCCGGATCGCTCGCCGGCGAGACGCTCGCCGTGCCAACGTTTTCGATCACACAGGAGGAAGGCTTCTGGATCCGACGCACGCTCGCTCGCGGCGACGATGTCCGTGTGCGACTCGCCTCCGACGCACGACCACTCCCGATCTCGACCGCCAACCTTTCGGTCGCGTTCCCCGGTACCAGCGGTGCGACCATCGTGGTCGGAGCACACTTCGACTCGTGGCACCTCGGTCAAGGAGCGATGGACAACGGACTCGGCGTCGCCCAGCTCTACCAAGCCGCGCTTCTCCTGCAGCGCCATGCTCCACGCAATCACCACGCCATCGAACTCGTCTGGCTCGAAGGCGAGGAACTCGGTCTCTGGGGTTCGCGACGCCGTGCCGAGGTCGACCGCACCCGCCCGATCATCGCCATGGTCAACCTCGATATGGTCGGCCAACCTCGGAGCGTGAACGCACTCGGCTACGGCGACCTCCTGCCGACACTCGAACGTTTTCGCGAACGCTACGGCTCCGAGGCCTTGCCCGACGGCGTCGTCGACACTCCGTGGATCGCGAGCGACCACACGCCCTACATGCTCGCGGGCATCCGCGCCGTCACCTTCGGTGCACCGATCCCACGCGAGTCGGTTCGCTACTACCACGACCTCGCCGACACGATCGACAAGGTCGACCCCGCCATGCTCCGAGAAGGCGTCGCCGCGTCCGTCGCCCTCGTGCATCATCTCGCGAACGACACGACACTCGAAGCACGAAGCGTGTCCGACGAAGAGACGATCGCCCTCTTCGAATCGAAGAACCTCGTGCCGCGTCTGAAACACGACGGGTTTTGGCCGTTCGCCGAACCCTCGACCGCTCCCTCTCCATGA
- a CDS encoding LacI family DNA-binding transcriptional regulator — translation MHAPPYASLAKLHPFMKQNLKPPTVTDVARSAGVAVGTVSRVLNGAPNVDGAIRDRVLAAARSLGYDRLRKPKRRQLPPAPARFGAATNVAVICFGMEDTLVQLPVVSRAVHGIERAAAAEGASLMLANIPDGSRIPSFLSQQKVLGVILKGPNQGLLPPPKSNPLLDALTHVPKVWLLGRPPNAVGDHCNFDPWHAGRLVADHLLACGHRRIAFLNPKPGQVQFAALEQGLALALLAHGLPLQRLESIPTASLAWPLPATTSAENVTALVRTWHDTPAADRATALFVPSDKTSSQVYAALERFGLRVGRDVSVISCNNEESIATSLQPTLTSVDIHGDAVGQRAVAQLYWRSRNPESSPNAQILVEPTLIVRASVQRIQPD, via the coding sequence ATGCACGCACCACCCTACGCATCGCTCGCGAAGCTGCATCCTTTCATGAAACAAAACCTCAAGCCACCGACCGTCACCGATGTGGCCCGGTCCGCCGGCGTAGCCGTCGGTACCGTCTCGAGAGTCTTGAATGGCGCACCCAACGTCGACGGAGCCATCCGCGATCGCGTCCTCGCCGCCGCCCGTTCGCTCGGCTACGACCGACTCCGCAAGCCCAAGCGCCGCCAGCTACCGCCTGCCCCGGCGCGGTTCGGCGCGGCGACCAACGTGGCCGTCATTTGCTTCGGCATGGAAGACACGCTCGTGCAACTCCCCGTGGTCAGCCGCGCCGTCCACGGCATCGAACGCGCCGCCGCCGCCGAGGGCGCGTCCCTCATGCTCGCTAATATCCCGGACGGCAGCCGCATCCCGAGCTTTCTCTCTCAACAGAAAGTGTTGGGAGTCATTCTCAAGGGCCCGAATCAAGGCCTCCTGCCGCCCCCCAAGAGCAACCCTCTGCTCGACGCACTCACACACGTTCCGAAGGTCTGGCTCCTCGGTCGTCCACCCAACGCCGTTGGCGATCACTGCAACTTCGACCCATGGCACGCCGGACGGCTCGTCGCCGATCATCTCCTCGCGTGCGGCCACCGGCGTATCGCCTTCCTCAATCCCAAACCCGGCCAAGTCCAGTTTGCCGCACTCGAACAGGGACTCGCACTCGCCCTCCTCGCCCACGGCCTCCCGCTCCAACGTCTCGAGAGCATCCCCACGGCTTCGCTCGCGTGGCCCCTGCCTGCCACGACGTCCGCCGAAAACGTCACCGCTCTCGTCCGCACGTGGCACGACACGCCCGCCGCGGACCGCGCGACCGCCCTCTTCGTTCCCTCCGACAAGACCAGCAGCCAAGTCTACGCCGCACTGGAACGGTTCGGCCTCCGAGTCGGTCGCGACGTCTCCGTGATTTCCTGCAACAACGAGGAATCCATCGCCACGAGCCTTCAACCCACTCTCACGTCCGTCGACATCCACGGCGACGCCGTCGGCCAACGCGCGGTCGCTCAACTCTATTGGCGCTCCCGCAACCCCGAATCGTCGCCCAACGCCCAGATCCTCGTCGAGCCCACGTTGATCGTCCGCGCATCCGTCCAGCGGATACAACCCGACTGA
- a CDS encoding glycoside hydrolase family 127 protein has product MNSTTALPRTRLRITGGILADRAAIVRDVMLPYQWEALQDRVVGAEPSGCMHNLRLAAGEATGTFHGLFWQDSDLAKWIEAVGFRLGSFPNAALEETVDEVVRLLSLAQAPDGYLDTYFQLVEPQKRFTNLRDCHELYCAGHLLEAAVAHFEATAKTTLLDVARRLADLLVRTFGPGPSQLRGYCGHEEIELALIKLARVTGDERYTDLAAWFVDERGRTPNWFEQEAARRPGDKLPWYVHHDGLAYWQAHRRPAEQTEPVGHAVRAMYLYSAMADLALERGDTALRDACFRIWREIEHRHLFLVGGVGADGPGGEKFSEPYDLPSDRAYAETCAAVGLVFFARRMLDLSLEARFADVLERAFFNNVLAGMSLDGRSFFYVNPLEVRPREARRRYDSRHVKTTRQPWFGCACCPPNIARLVMSLGDYLVSHHGDTIALHVPATMRIETGSDDSAPKIDVRTEYPWDGRVLLTFHCTAPTELTVALRIPGWCRSATLVLPQGGSIEIAEAMPSCVDGYTLVLKRGYLHVTGRWSDGAALELRLAMPAERIYAHPSVAATAGQVALQRGPVVYCFEEVDNGPDLAALRLPRSARITDTFEDSLLGGCTVLEARGRRVCADLALEDEPLYRNTPHATTPAHLRAVPYALWANRGEGEMRVWIHETEV; this is encoded by the coding sequence GTGAACAGCACCACCGCACTGCCTCGCACGCGTCTCCGCATCACGGGCGGCATTCTCGCCGACCGAGCCGCGATCGTCCGCGACGTGATGCTCCCGTATCAATGGGAGGCACTTCAAGACCGTGTCGTCGGCGCGGAGCCCAGCGGCTGCATGCACAACCTGCGGCTCGCCGCCGGAGAAGCGACCGGCACGTTTCACGGCCTGTTCTGGCAGGACTCCGATCTCGCGAAATGGATCGAAGCCGTCGGTTTCCGGCTCGGTTCGTTCCCGAATGCGGCGCTCGAAGAGACCGTCGACGAAGTCGTTCGCCTCCTCTCGCTGGCCCAGGCTCCGGACGGTTACCTCGACACCTATTTCCAGCTCGTGGAACCGCAGAAGCGTTTCACGAACTTGCGCGACTGCCACGAACTCTACTGCGCCGGACATCTCCTCGAGGCCGCCGTCGCCCACTTCGAAGCCACCGCCAAGACGACTCTGCTCGACGTCGCGCGCCGTCTCGCGGACTTGCTGGTCCGGACGTTCGGTCCGGGTCCGTCGCAGCTTCGTGGATACTGCGGCCACGAGGAGATCGAACTCGCCCTGATCAAACTCGCCCGCGTGACCGGCGACGAACGCTACACCGATCTCGCCGCGTGGTTCGTGGACGAACGCGGCCGCACGCCCAACTGGTTCGAGCAGGAAGCCGCACGACGCCCCGGCGACAAACTCCCGTGGTACGTGCATCACGACGGCCTCGCCTACTGGCAGGCGCACCGACGCCCGGCCGAACAGACGGAGCCCGTCGGCCATGCCGTGCGCGCCATGTATCTCTATTCCGCAATGGCCGACCTCGCCCTCGAGCGCGGCGACACCGCCTTGCGTGACGCGTGCTTCCGAATCTGGCGCGAAATCGAACACCGTCACCTCTTCCTCGTCGGAGGCGTCGGGGCCGACGGACCGGGCGGGGAGAAGTTCAGCGAACCCTACGACTTGCCGTCGGATCGCGCCTACGCGGAGACGTGTGCCGCCGTGGGTCTCGTGTTCTTCGCCCGCCGCATGCTCGATCTCTCGCTCGAGGCAAGGTTCGCCGACGTGCTCGAGCGTGCGTTCTTCAACAACGTCCTCGCCGGCATGTCGCTCGACGGACGAAGCTTCTTCTACGTCAACCCCCTCGAGGTGCGCCCACGCGAAGCTCGGCGCCGCTACGACTCGCGCCACGTGAAGACCACGCGTCAGCCGTGGTTCGGCTGCGCCTGCTGCCCGCCCAACATCGCTCGACTCGTGATGTCCCTCGGCGACTACCTCGTGTCGCACCACGGCGACACGATCGCGCTGCACGTGCCCGCGACGATGCGGATCGAGACGGGATCCGACGACTCCGCGCCGAAGATCGACGTACGCACGGAGTATCCGTGGGACGGACGCGTCTTGCTGACCTTTCACTGTACCGCACCGACCGAATTGACCGTCGCCCTCCGCATCCCCGGCTGGTGCCGCTCCGCGACGCTCGTCTTGCCGCAAGGAGGCTCGATCGAGATCGCCGAAGCCATGCCGTCGTGCGTCGATGGATACACGCTCGTCCTGAAGCGCGGCTATCTCCACGTCACCGGCCGGTGGAGCGACGGTGCCGCGTTGGAGCTGCGTCTCGCGATGCCGGCGGAGCGTATCTACGCGCACCCCTCGGTGGCCGCGACCGCGGGACAGGTGGCGCTGCAACGGGGTCCCGTCGTGTACTGTTTCGAAGAAGTGGACAACGGCCCTGACCTCGCCGCCTTGCGACTCCCGCGCTCGGCACGCATCACCGACACCTTCGAAGACTCGCTTCTCGGTGGCTGCACTGTGCTGGAGGCACGCGGCCGCCGCGTTTGCGCCGATCTCGCCCTCGAGGACGAACCCCTCTACCGCAACACGCCTCACGCAACAACTCCCGCTCACCTTCGCGCCGTGCCTTACGCGCTCTGGGCCAATCGCGGTGAAGGCGAGATGCGCGTGTGGATCCACGAGACAGAAGTCTGA